The Chitinophagales bacterium genome has a window encoding:
- a CDS encoding T9SS type A sorting domain-containing protein codes for MNSKLLLFLTSCLFALGQNATAQTPQWSTDIAPILFNNCAGCHRPSGIGPFELLTYQGAVNKATSISASVTTGYMPPWPPDAHYNRLAHERLLSQADIKKIADWVAGGTPQGDPNLAPPVPTFNPDGDLAGTPDLVTQIPAFTSTASTGDVYQCFVIPSGLTSEKFISAFEAIPGNRDIVHHVIVYADTTGICANLDAQSPGPGYVSFGGAGTDAAIMIGGWVPGTQPMTMPDSFGIRIPKNADIVLQIHYPAGSAGQVDSTKLKFYFSSLPTANIRSVRIDPVLNHLGSLCTMVPSGGLNIPANQTKVYTQSSSISGLVGDISILGIAPHMHLIGRSINAYGVKNGDTLKFIDIPKWDFSWQGFYMLRNITKLPAGTTLYSEAFYDNTSSNPYNPSNPPKTVTAGEATTDEMMLTFFIWAYYKPGDEFKVIDGSTPVALDVPTTAAYAKQELFSPYPNPASGQLYVKYFLQESAAVSISITDIQGRLVRQLITQEQAQKGYHVQPYSVADIPVGTYILQMHTADRTFTEKVTIQH; via the coding sequence ATGAATTCAAAACTACTTCTATTTCTTACATCATGTCTTTTTGCTTTGGGGCAAAATGCTACCGCCCAGACCCCACAATGGAGCACGGATATAGCACCTATACTGTTTAATAATTGTGCCGGTTGTCACAGGCCGTCAGGAATAGGCCCTTTTGAACTATTGACTTACCAGGGAGCTGTGAATAAAGCTACATCAATATCTGCATCAGTTACAACAGGATATATGCCGCCATGGCCGCCTGATGCTCATTATAACAGGCTGGCGCATGAGCGTTTGCTGTCGCAGGCAGACATTAAGAAAATAGCTGATTGGGTAGCAGGCGGCACTCCACAGGGAGATCCAAACCTTGCACCGCCTGTACCTACCTTTAACCCTGATGGTGACCTTGCAGGTACGCCTGACCTGGTGACCCAAATACCGGCTTTTACCAGTACCGCGTCTACCGGTGATGTTTACCAATGTTTCGTTATTCCCAGCGGACTCACCTCGGAGAAATTCATTTCAGCATTTGAAGCGATACCGGGGAACAGGGACATTGTACACCACGTAATAGTATATGCTGATACTACAGGTATATGTGCCAATTTAGACGCACAATCGCCCGGTCCGGGATATGTAAGTTTTGGTGGTGCCGGTACCGATGCTGCTATCATGATAGGAGGTTGGGTGCCCGGCACACAACCAATGACCATGCCCGACAGCTTTGGTATAAGGATACCTAAAAATGCTGATATAGTATTGCAGATACACTACCCTGCCGGGTCTGCCGGGCAGGTTGACAGCACTAAGCTTAAATTCTACTTCTCGTCATTGCCAACCGCAAACATCCGTTCTGTACGAATAGATCCTGTATTGAACCATCTGGGCTCGCTTTGTACTATGGTTCCTTCCGGAGGATTGAATATACCAGCTAACCAGACAAAAGTATATACACAATCGTCCAGCATATCAGGCCTGGTAGGAGACATATCAATTCTGGGTATTGCACCACATATGCATCTGATAGGCAGAAGCATTAATGCTTATGGTGTGAAGAATGGCGATACGCTGAAGTTCATTGATATTCCGAAATGGGATTTCAGCTGGCAAGGATTCTATATGTTGCGTAACATAACCAAGCTACCTGCAGGTACCACTTTGTATTCAGAAGCATTTTACGACAATACATCCAGCAACCCATACAACCCAAGCAATCCGCCTAAAACAGTTACGGCAGGTGAGGCTACTACAGATGAGATGATGCTAACCTTCTTCATCTGGGCTTACTATAAGCCGGGTGATGAGTTTAAAGTGATCGATGGTTCAACACCTGTAGCATTAGATGTACCGACAACAGCGGCTTATGCAAAACAGGAATTATTCTCTCCATACCCCAACCCTGCCAGCGGACAACTTTATGTGAAATACTTCCTTCAAGAATCTGCAGCAGTCAGCATTTCCATAACAGATATACAGGGAAGGCTGGTAAGGCAGTTAATCACACAAGAGCAGGCACAGAAAGGCTATCATGTACAACCTTATTCAGTGGCTGATATCCCGGTAGGTACTTATATCCTGCAAATGCACACAGCAGACAGGACATTTACTGAAAAGGTGACCATACAGCACTAA
- a CDS encoding tRNA-(ms[2]io[6]A)-hydroxylase, which produces MSTADNSILGLKMPTDPRWINLASISLEEILTDHAFCEQKAATQCISIIQQYPDKDQLVEVLSPIVTEEWGHFRMVHAEMKKRGIELGHQRKDEYVNLLLANQPKNGVPKEEKLLHKLLTCALIEARSCERFRLLSEGLEDETLRKFYYKFMVSEAGHYRAFIDLAKQYYPEDKVRSTWKEWLKIEEEILAQLKPRGDRMH; this is translated from the coding sequence ATGAGTACGGCAGACAACAGTATCCTGGGACTGAAAATGCCTACTGACCCAAGGTGGATAAACCTGGCATCCATTTCACTGGAAGAGATACTGACAGATCATGCTTTTTGTGAACAGAAAGCAGCTACACAATGTATCAGTATCATTCAGCAATATCCAGATAAGGATCAGTTAGTAGAAGTACTGTCTCCCATTGTTACAGAAGAGTGGGGGCATTTTAGAATGGTACATGCTGAGATGAAGAAACGAGGTATAGAACTCGGTCATCAACGGAAAGATGAATATGTGAACCTGTTATTAGCCAATCAACCAAAGAACGGCGTACCTAAAGAGGAAAAACTACTACACAAACTACTTACATGTGCCTTAATTGAAGCACGTAGCTGTGAACGTTTCCGCTTGTTGAGCGAAGGACTGGAAGATGAGACCCTGCGTAAATTCTATTACAAATTTATGGTGTCTGAAGCGGGCCATTACCGGGCATTTATAGACCTGGCAAAACAATATTATCCTGAAGATAAAGTAAGAAGTACCTGGAAGGAGTGGCTGAAAATCGAGGAGGAAATACTCGCGCAGTTGAAACCACGGGGAGACAGGATGCACTAA
- a CDS encoding N-acetyltransferase, which produces MNVQHEGNDKKARFFLEENGKRIALMDYVYAGTDKFIIQHTEVDSAYEGRGLGKILVDAAVEMAREKGLSIIPLCPFANALFRKRREEYQDVTYRQ; this is translated from the coding sequence ATGAATGTACAACACGAAGGTAATGATAAGAAAGCACGTTTCTTTTTAGAAGAAAATGGCAAGCGTATAGCACTAATGGATTACGTATATGCAGGTACAGACAAGTTCATTATTCAACACACAGAGGTAGACTCTGCTTATGAAGGTCGTGGGCTTGGGAAGATACTAGTAGATGCAGCTGTTGAAATGGCGCGGGAAAAAGGACTTAGCATAATTCCATTATGTCCATTCGCCAACGCACTGTTCAGGAAAAGACGGGAAGAATACCAAGACGTCACTTACAGGCAATAA
- a CDS encoding valine--tRNA ligase — MELSKNFQHKEAEQHWYEHWNKSGYFTSTPDDRPPYTIVMPPPNVTGVLHMGHALNNSVQDVLLRRAKMLGYNTCWVPGTDHASIATEAKVVGMLRDKGIDKNKLSRDEFLQYAWEWKEKYGGIILQQLKKLGCALDWNRTNFTMDDHYYAAVMRVFVELYNKGYIYRGVKMINWDPKAKTALSDEEVIHKQTNSKLVYVRYRLVGDEEEYITIATVRPETILGDTAVCVHPDDPRYAHLKGRKCIIPLVNREVPIIFDDYIDLEFGTGALKVTPAHDINDYNLGLKHNLPVIDTLNEDGTMSEAAGMYIGQDRFAVRKQIVADLAAAGHIVKEEDYSNQVGFSERTDAVIEPRLSMQWWCNMNEMAKPAIENVMNGNIQFHPAKFKNLYSHWMENIKDWCISRQLWWGQRIPAWYDSENTIYVAETSEEAHEQYKQKKPDLAAKQPELRQDEDVLDTWFSSWLWPMEVFDWNKNPDNAELKYYYPTNTLVTAPEIIFFWVARMIMGGYEFLGEKPFNEVYFTGIVRDKQGRKMSKQLGNSPDLLELIDVHGADAVRFSVMISSPAGNDLLYDESTLEQGRNFSNKMWNALRLIKGWEGRIADNVEDSDIHFALDWMEQRMAEASQQIAEQIKEFKLSEGLKNIYSLIWNDFCSWYLEWVKPGMDQPMSHHIYQRTVDMYEELLQLLHPYMPFVTEEIYHKLRDRKPGHDLMVKQLPAYESVNKDILKQGDMLQEVITAVRDARNKNGLKPKETIKLWITTQHNSFYDTVQDILRRQINAEYIGFTDEAKPGSISVVVQTDKLYIEAETVVDTGAQKEQLLKELEYLQGFLVSVDKKLSNERFVQNAKAEIVDIERKKKEDAVAKIKALEESLSLL; from the coding sequence ATGGAACTCAGTAAGAATTTTCAGCATAAGGAAGCAGAACAGCATTGGTATGAACACTGGAACAAGTCAGGATACTTTACATCTACTCCTGATGACCGTCCGCCATACACTATAGTCATGCCCCCTCCCAACGTTACGGGAGTATTGCATATGGGACATGCTCTGAACAATTCTGTTCAGGATGTGCTGTTGCGCCGTGCTAAAATGCTGGGTTATAATACATGCTGGGTGCCTGGAACAGACCATGCTTCAATAGCTACAGAAGCTAAAGTAGTGGGTATGCTTCGCGATAAGGGCATCGATAAGAATAAACTGTCCCGGGATGAATTCCTGCAATATGCCTGGGAATGGAAAGAGAAATATGGTGGTATAATCCTGCAACAGCTTAAGAAATTAGGCTGTGCTTTGGACTGGAACCGTACCAACTTCACGATGGACGACCATTACTACGCTGCTGTTATGAGGGTGTTTGTAGAACTGTATAACAAGGGATACATATATCGTGGGGTAAAGATGATCAATTGGGACCCCAAGGCGAAAACTGCCTTGAGTGATGAAGAAGTAATACATAAACAAACTAACTCTAAACTGGTATATGTTCGTTATCGTCTGGTTGGTGATGAGGAAGAATACATCACAATAGCAACAGTACGACCTGAAACAATACTTGGTGATACTGCGGTGTGTGTGCATCCTGACGACCCACGCTATGCTCACCTGAAAGGACGTAAGTGCATTATACCATTGGTGAACAGGGAAGTGCCGATCATTTTCGACGATTATATTGACCTGGAATTTGGTACAGGTGCGCTGAAAGTAACACCGGCACACGATATTAATGACTATAACCTTGGCTTAAAACACAACCTGCCTGTTATTGATACGCTGAATGAAGATGGTACTATGAGCGAGGCTGCCGGTATGTATATCGGCCAGGATCGTTTTGCTGTACGTAAACAAATAGTTGCAGACCTTGCTGCCGCAGGACATATTGTAAAAGAAGAAGATTACAGCAACCAGGTTGGTTTTTCTGAGCGTACAGATGCCGTGATAGAGCCACGCCTGTCTATGCAGTGGTGGTGCAACATGAATGAAATGGCTAAGCCAGCTATTGAAAATGTTATGAATGGTAATATCCAGTTTCACCCGGCAAAGTTCAAGAACCTGTATAGCCACTGGATGGAAAACATCAAAGACTGGTGTATCAGTCGCCAGCTATGGTGGGGGCAGCGTATACCTGCATGGTATGATAGTGAGAACACGATATATGTAGCTGAAACATCAGAAGAAGCTCATGAACAATACAAGCAAAAGAAACCTGATCTTGCTGCAAAACAACCAGAGTTAAGGCAGGACGAAGATGTATTGGACACTTGGTTCAGTAGTTGGTTATGGCCTATGGAGGTTTTCGACTGGAATAAAAATCCTGATAATGCTGAATTGAAATATTACTATCCAACCAATACACTCGTTACAGCTCCTGAGATCATATTCTTCTGGGTAGCGCGTATGATAATGGGCGGATATGAGTTCCTTGGAGAAAAACCATTCAACGAAGTATACTTCACAGGTATAGTACGTGACAAGCAGGGTAGGAAAATGAGTAAACAATTGGGTAACTCACCCGATTTGCTGGAATTGATAGACGTACATGGTGCAGATGCGGTTCGTTTTAGTGTAATGATATCATCACCTGCCGGTAACGACCTGCTGTATGATGAGTCTACATTAGAACAGGGGCGTAACTTCTCTAATAAGATGTGGAATGCCCTCAGGTTGATAAAAGGTTGGGAAGGGCGTATTGCTGATAATGTAGAAGACAGCGATATTCATTTTGCACTTGACTGGATGGAGCAGCGAATGGCGGAAGCTTCTCAGCAAATAGCAGAACAGATAAAGGAATTCAAGCTGAGTGAAGGTCTTAAAAATATCTATTCACTTATATGGAATGATTTCTGTTCCTGGTACCTGGAGTGGGTTAAGCCAGGTATGGACCAGCCCATGTCGCATCATATATACCAGCGCACGGTAGATATGTATGAAGAGTTGTTGCAACTACTGCATCCGTATATGCCATTTGTTACCGAAGAGATATACCACAAACTTCGTGATCGCAAACCCGGTCATGACCTGATGGTTAAACAACTGCCTGCATACGAGAGTGTAAACAAAGACATACTGAAACAAGGTGATATGTTGCAGGAAGTTATCACCGCAGTAAGAGATGCACGTAATAAAAATGGACTAAAGCCGAAGGAAACCATAAAGCTATGGATAACTACTCAGCACAATTCGTTTTATGATACTGTACAGGACATACTGCGCAGGCAGATAAATGCCGAGTATATTGGTTTCACCGATGAAGCTAAACCAGGTAGTATTTCTGTTGTAGTACAGACTGACAAACTATATATTGAAGCTGAAACTGTAGTTGATACCGGTGCACAGAAAGAACAATTGCTAAAAGAACTGGAATACCTGCAAGGCTTCCTGGTGAGTGTTGATAAGAAATTGAGTAATGAACGTTTTGTTCAGAATGCCAAAGCAGAGATAGTAGACATTGAGCGTAAGAAAAAAGAGGATGCCGTGGCTAAGATCAAAGCACTTGAAGAAAGCCTTAGTTTGTTATAA
- a CDS encoding cold-shock protein yields MQEGTVKFFNESKGFGFITPADGGKDIFVHVSGLKSDIYENDKVQFDVEEGKKGLNAVNVKVIN; encoded by the coding sequence ATGCAAGAAGGAACAGTAAAGTTTTTCAATGAGTCTAAAGGATTTGGATTCATTACACCCGCTGACGGCGGTAAAGACATCTTCGTACACGTTTCGGGCTTGAAGAGTGACATCTACGAGAACGACAAAGTACAATTTGATGTTGAAGAAGGTAAAAAAGGATTAAACGCAGTTAACGTAAAAGTTATCAACTAA